From a single Chlorocebus sabaeus isolate Y175 chromosome X, mChlSab1.0.hap1, whole genome shotgun sequence genomic region:
- the LOC140710854 gene encoding doublesex- and mab-3-related transcription factor C1 isoform X1, whose product MAAPPKAPVRVRNLTIRAGVLTGKENNMLQPETHIFTASEEGSSQGALLLGQAPESLSLPCTPVTLEQQLVSPSGDPHRPPALPSICSTLILQPCATLDPLLLQPQVPKVSDQALVSAHSEWQRKLEAAEALLTLRNSAQAPPESISLHQPCNPPAPAGDKGFQPPSPSLHPRPTSSISLPIGHLGCISLLS is encoded by the exons ATGGCTGCCCCTCCCAAAGCTCCCGTCCGTGTCAGGAATTTGACCATCAGAGCAGGAGTCCTCA CTGGGAAGGAGAACAACATGCTGCAGCCCGAGACCCACATCTTCACAGCCTCCGAGGAG GGGAGCTCCCAAGGGGCTCTGCTGCTTGGCCAGGCCCCAGAATCTTTGTCTCTGCCTTGTACTCCAGTGACCTTGGAGCAGCAACTGGTTTCTCCTTCTGGAGATCCCCACAggccccctgccctgcccagcat ATGCTCAACTCTGATCCTCCAGCCCTGTGCCACCCTTGACCCTCTTCTACTGCAGCCACAG GTCCCCAAAGTCTCTGACCAGGCTTTGGTTTCTGCCCACTCAGAGTGGCAGCGGAAACTGGAGGCCGCTGAGGCTCTGCTGACTCTGAGAAACTCTGCCCAGGCCCCTCCTGAGTCCATCTCCCTGCACCAGCCTTGCAACCCACCAG CTCCTGCTGGAGATAAAGGATTCCAGCCTCCCAGCCCCTCTCTCCACCCCAGGCCAACCAGCTCCATCTCGCTGCCTATTGGACATCTGGGATGCATCTCCCTCTTGAGCTAG
- the LOC140710857 gene encoding large ribosomal subunit protein eL32: MAALRPLVKPKIVKKRTKKFIRHQSDRYVKIKRNWRKPRGIDNRVRRRFKGQILMPNIGYGSNKKTKHMLPSGFRKFLVHNVKELEVLLMCNKSYCAEIAHNVSSKNRKAIVERAAQLAIRVTNPNARLRSEENE, translated from the coding sequence ATGGCCGCCCTCAGACCCCTTGTGAAGCCCAAGATCGTCAAAAAAAGAACCAAGAAGTTCATCCGGCACCAGTCAGACCGATATGTCAAAATTAAGCGTAACTGGCGGAAACCCAGAGGCATTGACAACAGGGTTCGTAGAAGATTCAAGGGCCAGATCTTGATGCCCAACATTGGTTATGGgagcaacaaaaaaacaaagcacatgCTGCCCAGTGGCTTCCGGAAGTTCCTGGTCCACAATGTCAAGGAGTTGGAAGTGCTGCTGATGTGCAACAAATCTTACTGTGCCGAGATTGCTCACAATGTTTCTTCCAAGAACCGCAAAGCCATCGTGGAAAGAGCTGCCCAGCTGGCCATCAGAGTCACCAACCCCAATGCCAGGCTGCGCAGTGAAGAAAATGAGTAG